The following are encoded in a window of Manduca sexta isolate Smith_Timp_Sample1 chromosome 16, JHU_Msex_v1.0, whole genome shotgun sequence genomic DNA:
- the LOC115447364 gene encoding 1-acylglycerol-3-phosphate O-acyltransferase ABHD5, whose protein sequence is MCWTGGWFSWTRQSDAMLRNVEKKILSCLKTAYKRFYVDIGSVVGQSDKIWTISLNEESPQTPLVLLHGMGAGLALWCPNLDAFAATRPVYAIDLLGFGRSSRPKFASDGQKAEAQWVESVEEWRREVNLDQFILLGHSLGGYIASAYSIKYPERVRHLILADPWGYPEKPANADKPQMPLWVRAIGTALQPFNPLWAVRAAGPAGKWLVSKTRPDISRKYLNYVQDAEIVIPEYIYQCNSQTPSGESAFHSLMTGFGWAKNPMVKRIDQLDPALPITVLYGSRSWVDNSTGQVLSENRPNSKTYVQSINGAGHHVYLDKPDLFNKFVLEACARADEYDPKPAILVNKKAKETAQTSTSVSTS, encoded by the exons ttggaCTGGGGGATGGTTCAGCTGGACGCGCCAGTCAGATGCCATGTTACGCAATGTTGAGAAGAAAATATTGTCAT GTCTAAAAACAGCATACAAGCGTTTCTACGTGGACATAGGCTCTGTGGTGGGGCAGAGCGACAAGATATGGACCATCTCGTTAAACGAGGAGTCGCCGCAGACGCCTCTGGTGCTGCTGCACGGCATGGGCGCCGGCCTTGCGCTCTGGTGTCCAAATCTTGACGCGTTTGCAGCCACGAGGCCCGTGTACGCTATTGATCTACTGG GCTTCGGGCGCAGTTCCCGTCCGAAGTTCGCGTCTGACGGGCAGAAAGCGGAGGCGCAGTGGGTAGAgtccgtggaggagtggcggcGCGAGGTCAACCTCGACCAGTTCATCCTGCTGGGGCACAGCCTCGGCGGATACATCGCGTCCGCTTACTCCATCAAATATCCTGAACG agTACGCCACCTAATCCTGGCCGATCCGTGGGGCTACCCCGAGAAGCCTGCCAACGCGGACAAGCCCCAGATGCCTCTATGGGTTCGAGCAATCGGCACGGCGCTGCAGCCTTTCAACCCACTGTGGGCGGTGCGGGCGGCCGGACCCGCGGGCAAGTGGCTAGTCTCGAAGACCAGGCCGGACATATCGAGGAAGTACCTCAACTACGTCCAGGACGCCGAGATTGTTATTCCCGAGTATATATATCAGTGCAACTCGCAGACGCCTAG CGGCGAAAGCGCGTTCCACAGTCTGATGACGGGTTTCGGTTGGGCCAAGAACCCGATGGTGAAGCGCATCGACCAGCTGGACCCAGCGCTGCCGATCACCGTGCTGTACGGCTCGCGCTCCTGGGTCGACAACAGCACCGGACAAGTGCTCAGCGAGAACAGACCTAACTCCAAGACTTATGTGCAG tCAATCAACGGCGCCGGCCACCACGTGTACTTAGACAAGCCGGATCTGTTTAATAAGTTCGTACTTGAAGCGTGCGCGCGCGCAGACGAGTATGACCCCAAGCCCGCCATCTTGGTGAACAAGAAGGCGAAGGAAACCGCACAAACATCCACATCGGTGTCGACCTCTTGA
- the LOC115447362 gene encoding DNA replication licensing factor MCM4, translated as MSTPSKRPSSRASSDAATPSRRTRSSQQLVVPETPQRSTGTPSKDGTPGTPRSTPGTSQGPPLTPAEAPGTSPARGFASSPIGTDIDMSSPLNYGTPSSLSTPRSLMRGAMTPARQRADLRGHQLGPAVPAPTPTRRAEDGAAEVVSSEPQLVVWGTDVAISECRDKFIKFIQRFVEPTAVSNEPLYEQKLEEIHMLEEPFLDVDCEHIKIFDAKLHRQLICYPQEVVPAFDGAVNELFFEKYPAAVLEHQIQVRPFNAPQRHMRDLNPEDIDQLVTISGMVIRTSGIVPEMREAYFRCAVCGAAAAAEIQRGRVPEPARCDHCNTAHCFQLVHNRSHFSDKQLVKLQESPDDMPAGRTPATVSVMSHGALVEAAGAGERVCVTGVFRAAPAPAAPRRATLRALHQTHIDALHYQKVHSDRLLETEEGKEHRFPPERVEMFKALASQPDCYERLARAIAPSVYENLDIKKGILLQLLGGTKKNFNAAGRTHFRSEINILLCGDPGTSKSQLLRWVYGLVPRAQYTSGRGSSAVGLTAYVTKDPDTRQLVLQTGALVLADNGICCIDEFDKMNDSTRSVLHEVMEQQTLSIAKAGIICQLNARTSILAAANPAESQWNKNKTIVENVQLPHTLMSRFDLIFLVLDPQDEVFDRRLASHLVSLYYQDPTEAQEEEDVVDMSLMRDYIAFAKENVQPTLSETAQQRLIDAYVDMRRVGSGRGQISAYPRQLESLIRLAEAHAKTRLSSVVEVIDVDEAARLHREALKQSATDPASGRIDVAILTTGMGAEARRRRAELAAALRQLIQPYTKPHTITHAKLLQEVNAASQITVSRDQLDEALRDLQDEGKVVIVSHTHLRLC; from the exons ATGTCTACTCCATCTAAACGGCCGTCATCACGCGCATCATCCGATGCAGCAACTCCTTCTCGCAGAACACGATCATCACAACAACTTGTTGTACCGGAAACTCCACAGAGATCCACTGGTACACCATCAAAAG atGGCACTCCCGGCACTCCTCGGAGCACCCCAGGGACCTCACAAGGGCCTCCCCTCACTCCAGCTGAAGCACCCGGGACATCACCTGCTCGAGGCTTTGCATCAAGTCCCATAG GTACAGACATAGACATGAGTTCCCCACTCAACTATGGCACACCCAGCTCCTTGAGTACTCCACGTTCCCTTATGAGGGGAGCCATGACGCCAGCCAGACAGAGGGCTGATCTCAGAGGACACCAGCTTGGGCCAGCCGTGCCAGCGCCCACACCTACTAGAAGG gcgGAAGACGGCGCAGCAGAGGTTGTCTCGAGCGAGCCGCAACTTGTAGTGTGGGGTACCGACGTCGCCATATCCGAGTGTAGGGATAAATTCATCAAATTCATACAAAGATTTGTTGAACCAACTGCAGTGAGCAACGAGCCTCTTTATGAACAGAAATTGGAAGAG ATCCACATGCTTGAAGAACCATTCCTGGATGTAGACTGTGAACATATCAAAATATTCGACGCGAAACTACATCGGCAACTTATATGCTACCCACAAGAG GTAGTGCCAGCCTTCGATGGTGCGGTAAACGAGCTGTTCTTCGAAAAGTATCCCGCAGCAGTGCTCGAACATCAGATACAAGTGCGCCCGTTCAACGCACCTCAACGACACATGCGGGACCTCAATCCAGAAG ACATCGACCAGCTGGTGACGATATCGGGCATGGTGATCCGCACGTCGGGCATCGTGCCGGAGATGCGCGAGGCGTACTtccggtgcgcggtgtgcggcgcggcggcggcggcggagaTCCAGCGCGGCCGCGTGCCCGAGCCCGCGCGCTGCGACCACTGCAACACCGCGCACTGCTTCCAGCTCGTGCACAACCGCTCGCACTTCAGCGACAAGCAGCTTGTCAAGTTGCAGGAGTCGCCAG ACGACATGCCGGCGGGCCGCACGCCGGCGACGGTGAGCGTGATGTCGCACGGCGCGCTGGTggaggcggcgggcgcgggcgagcGCGTGTGCGTGACGGGCGTGTTCCGCGCGGCGCCTGCGCCGGCCGCCCCGCGCCGCGCCACGCTGCGAGCGCTACATCAGACGCACATCGACGCGCTACACTACCAGAAGGTGCACTCCGACAGGCTGCTCGAGACCGAGGAGGG gaAAGAGCATCGCTTCCCTCCAGAGCGTGTGGAGATGTTCAAAGCTCTTGCATCGCAACCGGATTGTTATGAACGCCTCGCCCGGGCCATCGCACCGTCTGTTTACGAAAATTTGGACATTAAAAAGGGAATTTTACTCCAACTACTTGGTGGCACTAAGAAGAATTTCAATGCAGCTGGCAGAACACATTTCAG GTCCGAGATCAACATCCTCTTGTGCGGGGACCCGGGCACGAGCAAGTCTCAGCTGCTGCGCTGGGTGTACGGGCTGGTCCCGCGGGCGCAGTACACGTCGGGCCGCGGCTCCTCCGCCGTGGGGCTCACCGCCTACGTCACCAAGGACCCCGACACGAGGCAGCTCGTGTTGCAGAC CGGCGCCTTGGTATTGGCAGATAACGGTATATGCTGCATTGATGAGTTTGACAAAATGAATGATTCCACCCGCAGTGTGCTTCACGAG GTAATGGAGCAACAAACTCTATCCATAGCAAAAGCGGGTATCATCTGCCAACTGAACGCGCGCACCTCCATACTCGCCGCAGCGAATCCCGCAGAATCTcagtggaataaaaacaaaactattgtgGAAAATGTTCAGCTTCCGCACACACTTATGTCTAG GTTCGATCTGATATTCTTAGTGCTGGACCCACAAGATGAAGTGTTCGATAGACGATTGGCGTCGCATCTCGTGTCTCTCTACTATCAGGATCCCACCGAGGCCCAGGAAGAGGAGGATGTTGtg GACATGAGTTTGATGCGCGACTACATCGCGTTCGCCAAGGAGAACGTGCAGCCCACGCTCAGCGAGACGGCACAACAGCGGCTCATCGACGCTTACGTTGACATGAG GCGGGTCGGCAGCGGTCGAGGTCAGATATCTGCCTACCCCCGTCAGTTGGAGTCATTGATACGCCTTGCCGAGGCTCACGCGAAAACTCGACTCTCTTCTGTTGTTGAAGTCATCGATGTTGATGAAGCGGCCAG ACTCCACCGCGAAGCCCTGAAGCAGTCGGCGACAGACCCGGCGTCGGGTCGCATCGACGTGGCGATCCTCACGACGGGCATGGGGGCGGAggcgcgccggcgccgcgccgaGCTCGCGGCCGCGCTGCGACAACTCATACAGCCCTACACCAAGCCGCACACCATCACGCACGCCAAGCTGCTGCAGGAGGTCAATGCTGCTTCGCAAATT ACTGTATCTCGCGACCAACTGGACGAAGCCCTCCGTGATTTACAAGACGAAGGAAAAGTTGTTATCGTCAGCCATACTCATCTCCGCCTGTGTTAA